One region of Streptomyces sp. TLI_171 genomic DNA includes:
- a CDS encoding CBS domain-containing protein, with amino-acid sequence MTPRTPQPAGHSLTVADAMDPFDYQIADDSTAEQADDALRGAHVDYMPVRGHDGRCEGLVTRAGLHPFLPLPGSTERIAVGATAHQQGPFAWPTLDLLLAARVMRIRRWVVWPVIDDDGYLLGILTATRAAGVIAAPPA; translated from the coding sequence GTGACCCCTCGCACTCCGCAGCCGGCAGGCCACAGCCTCACGGTCGCCGACGCCATGGACCCCTTCGACTACCAGATTGCCGATGACAGCACCGCCGAACAGGCCGACGACGCGCTGCGCGGCGCCCACGTCGACTACATGCCCGTTCGCGGCCACGACGGCCGCTGCGAGGGGCTTGTCACTCGCGCCGGCCTGCATCCCTTCCTCCCGCTCCCAGGCTCGACCGAGCGGATCGCCGTCGGCGCCACCGCGCACCAGCAGGGCCCGTTCGCCTGGCCGACCCTGGACCTGCTGCTGGCCGCCCGCGTCATGCGCATCAGGCGCTGGGTCGTCTGGCCCGTCATCGACGACGACGGCTACCTGCTCGGCATCCTGACCGCGACCCGCGCCGCGGGCGTCATCGCCGCCCCGCCTGCCTGA
- a CDS encoding multicopper oxidase family protein, translating to MNRRAFLTLAALSGLAGTAGLASGCSSGPRGSDRHPAAPLDLSVPLRIPPLLHPEPDADGVRRYELTMLAGSSELLPGRPTATWGFNGPYLGPTLRASRGDRVAVTVRNTLPEASTVHWHGMRLPAAMDGGPHQPVAPGETWSPTWTVDQPAATTWYHPHPHGATAGHVYRGLAGLFLLDDDHETALPTAYGVDDVPLILQDKKFTADGALDGDPLRGTFGILGDHVLVNGTFNPRFDVTTERVRLRVLNGSNARLYHLAFSDHRSFHVVATDGGLLAAPVATDTLALSPGERAEIVVAFAPDDNVVLRTVDDGTDLAAGDLDLIRFTATNRPSPSPALPAALSAFTPITVPAGAKVRRFTLNGHDAINGQPMDMSRIDEVVPAGAVEIWEIRNNVYSHNFHIHEVGFQLLDSNGTPAPGYAGGPKDTVFVPGKSTVRLAVRFGTTTNPAAPYMYHCHILRHEDSGMMGQFVLVEPGTEDTVPRTLPTPASHGH from the coding sequence GTGAACCGACGAGCCTTCCTCACTCTCGCAGCCCTCTCCGGCCTGGCCGGCACGGCGGGCCTGGCCTCCGGCTGCAGCTCGGGCCCCAGGGGGTCCGACCGACACCCCGCTGCGCCGCTCGACCTGTCCGTCCCGCTGCGGATCCCGCCGCTGCTGCACCCCGAACCGGACGCCGACGGCGTGCGGCGCTATGAACTGACCATGCTCGCCGGCAGCTCCGAGCTCCTCCCGGGGAGGCCGACCGCGACCTGGGGCTTCAACGGGCCCTACCTCGGCCCCACCCTGCGGGCGAGCCGCGGCGACCGGGTCGCGGTGACCGTCCGCAACACCCTCCCTGAGGCAAGCACCGTGCACTGGCACGGCATGCGCCTGCCCGCCGCGATGGACGGCGGCCCGCACCAGCCGGTCGCCCCCGGCGAAACCTGGTCCCCGACCTGGACGGTCGACCAGCCCGCCGCCACCACCTGGTACCACCCCCACCCGCACGGAGCCACCGCAGGTCACGTCTACCGCGGCCTGGCCGGCCTGTTCCTCCTCGACGACGACCACGAGACCGCACTGCCCACCGCCTACGGCGTCGACGACGTCCCGCTGATCCTGCAGGACAAGAAGTTCACCGCAGACGGCGCCCTCGACGGCGACCCGCTCCGCGGCACCTTCGGCATCCTCGGCGACCACGTCCTGGTCAACGGGACCTTCAACCCGCGCTTCGACGTCACCACCGAACGCGTCCGGCTGCGCGTGCTCAACGGCTCCAACGCCCGCCTCTACCACCTGGCCTTCTCCGACCACCGCAGTTTCCACGTGGTCGCCACCGACGGCGGACTGCTCGCCGCACCCGTCGCGACCGACACCCTCGCGCTGAGCCCCGGCGAACGCGCCGAGATCGTCGTCGCCTTCGCCCCCGACGACAACGTCGTGCTGCGCACCGTCGACGACGGCACCGACCTCGCCGCGGGCGACCTCGACCTGATCCGCTTCACCGCCACCAACCGCCCCTCCCCCTCCCCCGCCCTGCCCGCCGCCCTCTCGGCGTTCACCCCGATCACCGTGCCGGCCGGCGCGAAAGTGCGCCGCTTCACCTTGAACGGGCACGACGCGATCAACGGACAGCCGATGGACATGTCCCGGATCGACGAAGTCGTCCCCGCCGGGGCCGTCGAGATATGGGAGATCCGGAACAACGTGTACTCCCACAACTTCCACATCCACGAAGTCGGGTTCCAACTCCTGGACAGCAACGGCACACCGGCCCCCGGATACGCGGGCGGACCCAAGGACACCGTCTTCGTCCCGGGCAAGAGCACCGTCCGCCTCGCTGTCCGCTTCGGCACGACCACCAACCCGGCCGCGCCCTACATGTACCACTGCCACATCCTGCGACACGAGGACTCCGGCATGATGGGCCAGTTCGTCCTGGTCGAACCAGGCACCGAGGACACCGTTCCGCGCACCCTGCCCACCCCGGCCTCACACGGGCACTGA
- a CDS encoding ATP-binding protein, translating into MEEAEEPEAVVSAVGWARTLPLSSSIQAGRAWTRRHLDELGWTEHAAQSADAVIVTVSELLTNAHRHAHSNANLVLTWDGSCLYVSVHDHSTRLPHPREASTDATSGRGMALIDALADDWNAHTDGHGKTVTARFHPHPTP; encoded by the coding sequence ATGGAAGAAGCGGAAGAACCGGAAGCCGTCGTGAGCGCGGTGGGCTGGGCCCGGACCCTGCCCCTGTCCAGCAGCATCCAGGCGGGCCGCGCCTGGACCCGCCGCCACCTGGACGAACTCGGCTGGACCGAACACGCCGCCCAGAGCGCCGACGCCGTCATCGTCACCGTCTCCGAACTCCTCACCAACGCCCACCGGCACGCACACAGCAACGCGAACCTCGTCCTCACCTGGGACGGCTCCTGCCTGTACGTCAGCGTCCACGACCACTCCACCCGCCTGCCGCACCCACGCGAAGCCTCCACCGACGCCACCTCCGGCCGCGGCATGGCCCTGATCGACGCCCTCGCCGACGACTGGAACGCCCACACCGACGGGCACGGCAAAACCGTCACCGCCCGCTTCCACCCCCACCCCACTCCCTGA
- a CDS encoding metallophosphoesterase yields MLNRVAVLSDIHGVLPALEAVLAEPDVSIADRIVLTGDITAGPQPTQVLDLLTSLGDRVVWISGNADRELLEYRRGQRDTIPDPIAPWAAEQLREDHLDLLSSLPRTLSLPVSGLGKVLFCHATPRDDEEVVLVDSRLDRWEEVFAGLDADVRTVVCGHTHMPFVRLAHGRLVINPGSIGMPYGRTGAHWALLGPGIELRTTHFDLQAAATRLSQDSSYPDITAWADYFLHARATDVDALTAFAPRDGRDDSP; encoded by the coding sequence ATGCTGAATCGAGTAGCCGTCCTGTCCGACATTCACGGAGTCCTGCCGGCCCTGGAGGCAGTACTCGCCGAACCAGACGTCAGCATCGCCGATCGCATCGTGCTCACCGGCGACATCACCGCCGGCCCGCAACCGACCCAGGTCCTCGACCTGCTGACCAGCCTCGGCGACCGCGTTGTCTGGATCAGCGGCAACGCCGACCGCGAACTCCTCGAATACCGCCGCGGACAACGCGACACGATCCCCGACCCGATCGCCCCCTGGGCAGCAGAACAGCTTCGCGAGGACCATCTCGACCTTCTCAGCTCGCTTCCACGAACACTCTCCCTGCCTGTGAGCGGCCTGGGAAAGGTGCTGTTCTGCCATGCCACCCCTCGCGACGACGAGGAGGTCGTCCTGGTCGACTCCCGCCTCGACCGCTGGGAGGAAGTCTTCGCCGGACTCGACGCCGACGTCCGCACCGTGGTCTGCGGCCACACCCACATGCCGTTCGTCCGCCTCGCCCACGGCCGACTCGTGATCAACCCCGGCAGCATCGGCATGCCATACGGACGAACCGGAGCACACTGGGCCCTCCTGGGTCCGGGCATCGAACTCCGCACCACACACTTCGACCTCCAAGCCGCAGCCACCCGGCTCAGCCAGGACTCGTCCTACCCCGACATCACCGCCTGGGCCGACTACTTCCTGCACGCCCGCGCGACCGACGTCGACGCCCTCACAGCCTTCGCACCACGGGACGGACGCGACGACAGCCCGTGA
- a CDS encoding DUF1254 domain-containing protein produces MDAQTLKQQIAAAHEKARADEGHWLGMAAFRYGFPLLEMHRSLWEWHVDTTAATHLGAINEIHHTPRRAEPKDTYFVTPIVDAPYSRTFVDLSAGAVVLTVPPVADRYFTVQLLDMYTNSFAYVGTRTGDTTGGDYLLAGPGWRGTVPDGITRVITAPTPLVCLLARVTILDDDVPAAVSLQKRIALRPADPAAPAPDPSANPRARDWRTESGDPLDFYRMLADCLSASPPPTADAGVLGLLARIGIAPHRPFDPAGLHPAAVDGLRRAVADGLHDLYADMPFAGPSRNGWVMVDVETIGDWGTDYFSRLEIAQLGLLANSAKEAYYIGAILDGDGNPLSGEHRYELRFGPDDFPPVNAFWSVTMYLNPQGFLVENPIGRYHLGSLTKNLAYGPDGSLTLYLQRENPGPDKESNWLPTTEAGVLFRLILRQYLPTPAILTGRYAPPAVVRVDG; encoded by the coding sequence ATGGACGCGCAGACGTTGAAGCAGCAGATCGCCGCCGCCCACGAGAAGGCCCGGGCCGACGAGGGCCACTGGCTGGGCATGGCGGCGTTCCGGTACGGCTTCCCGCTCCTGGAGATGCACCGCAGCCTGTGGGAGTGGCACGTCGACACCACCGCCGCCACGCACCTCGGCGCGATCAACGAGATCCACCACACCCCGCGCCGCGCGGAGCCGAAGGACACCTACTTCGTCACGCCGATCGTCGACGCCCCGTACTCGCGCACCTTCGTGGACCTGTCCGCGGGCGCGGTCGTCCTCACCGTCCCGCCGGTCGCCGACCGCTACTTCACCGTCCAGCTCCTGGACATGTACACCAACAGCTTCGCCTACGTCGGCACCCGCACGGGCGACACCACCGGAGGCGACTACCTGCTGGCCGGGCCGGGCTGGCGCGGCACCGTCCCCGACGGCATCACCCGGGTCATCACCGCCCCCACCCCCCTGGTGTGCCTGCTCGCCCGCGTCACGATCCTCGACGACGACGTCCCCGCCGCCGTCTCCCTCCAGAAGCGGATCGCCCTGCGCCCCGCCGACCCGGCCGCCCCCGCGCCCGACCCCTCAGCCAATCCGCGGGCCCGCGACTGGCGGACTGAGAGCGGCGATCCGCTGGACTTCTACCGGATGCTCGCCGACTGCCTGAGCGCGAGCCCCCCGCCGACCGCCGACGCCGGCGTCCTCGGCCTGCTCGCCCGCATCGGCATCGCCCCGCACCGCCCCTTCGACCCCGCCGGCCTGCACCCCGCGGCCGTGGACGGGCTGCGGCGGGCCGTCGCCGACGGACTGCACGACCTGTACGCGGACATGCCCTTCGCCGGGCCGTCCCGAAACGGCTGGGTGATGGTCGACGTCGAGACCATCGGCGACTGGGGCACCGACTACTTCTCCCGGCTGGAGATCGCCCAGCTCGGCCTGCTCGCCAACAGCGCGAAGGAGGCCTACTACATCGGCGCCATCCTCGACGGCGACGGCAACCCGCTCTCGGGAGAGCACCGCTACGAACTGCGCTTCGGCCCCGACGACTTCCCGCCGGTGAACGCGTTCTGGTCGGTGACCATGTACCTCAACCCGCAGGGCTTCCTCGTCGAGAACCCGATCGGCCGGTACCACCTCGGCAGCCTCACCAAGAACCTCGCCTACGGCCCGGACGGCTCCCTGACCCTCTACCTCCAGCGCGAGAACCCGGGCCCCGACAAGGAGAGCAACTGGCTGCCCACCACCGAAGCGGGCGTCCTGTTCCGCCTCATCCTGCGCCAGTACCTGCCCACCCCCGCCATCCTCACCGGCCGCTACGCGCCCCCGGCCGTCGTCCGCGTCGACGGCTGA
- a CDS encoding DUF6296 family protein, with product MSAVQQAERYIVTLPGVPGAHREAETVTVSRLGRLGPNGLDLYTDAGNSLTVEITHETARPVPGTGADDLPPVLHAHPLP from the coding sequence GTGAGTGCGGTGCAACAGGCCGAGCGGTACATCGTCACCCTGCCCGGCGTTCCGGGCGCCCACCGCGAGGCGGAGACCGTCACCGTCTCCCGGCTCGGCCGGCTCGGCCCCAACGGGCTGGACCTGTACACGGACGCCGGCAACAGTCTGACGGTGGAGATCACCCACGAGACCGCCCGCCCGGTCCCCGGCACCGGCGCCGACGACCTCCCGCCGGTGCTGCACGCCCACCCCCTGCCCTGA